In the genome of Sphaeramia orbicularis chromosome 13, fSphaOr1.1, whole genome shotgun sequence, one region contains:
- the LOC115431810 gene encoding extracellular calcium-sensing receptor-like, whose protein sequence is MPPSGLEVLDSKMAAQMWPEQGWAFLQLLLVVCFSQADEPVCRHRGDSENPQLSKNGDIILGGIFSLHSSWKTRQERYMHKPLPLQCTSLNFRDFQFAQAMLFAIEEINNSTDLLPGVSLGYKIYDSCGSIPRGVKVALALANGNEEVFVSSEEQCIQRAQVQTIMGETSSSPCMAIATVIGPFHLPLISHFATCACLSDKVKYPSFLRTIPSDYYQSRALAQLVRYFGWTWVGAVRTNDDYGNNGMATFIETAEQLGICLEYSVAVFRTDPPEKIRQIIDIIRDSTSKVIVAFVSHMDMDVLIHQLSYHNMTGYQWVGSEGWIFDSKTAAMDTHHILDGAIGLSIPEAYVSGMKEFMLDVKPLNSSGNELFTEFWEGLFNCKFNQSNLSVGNEKVCTGDEDITEIHNSFTDMSLMPIFNNVYKGVYAVAHALHNILGCNETCDSKRPLDPLRILQQIRQINFKTKEGDEVYFNENGDPAAKYEIINWQPTQNGIVDFVTVGLYDASLLADRQLILENKTLIWAQNSMQVPLSVCSEECPLGTRKVLQKGKPVCCYDCIRCAEGEFSNITDSITCERCPSEFWSNEKRDACVKKETEFLSYEEIMGSLLTGASLFGTCMTCLVACIFFRYRKTPIVRANNAELSFLLLFSLTLCFLCSLTFIGQPSQWSCMLRHTAFGITFVLCISCVLGKTIVVLMAFRATLPGSNVMKWFGPVQQRLSVVGFTLIQVLICILWLTISPPFAFKNFKQFNNKIIIECALGSAIGFWAVLGYIGLLALLCFVLAFLARKLPDNFNEAKFITFSMLIFCAVWITFIPAYVSSPGKFSVAVEIFAILASSFGLLICIFVPKCYIILLKPERNTKKNMMGKGPTKTT, encoded by the exons ATGCCACCCAGTGGTTTAGAGGTCTTAGACAGTAAGATGGCTGCACAGATGTGGCCAGAGCAGGGTTGGGCATTTCTGCAGCTGCTGCTGGTGGTGTGTTTTTCACAGGCTGATGAGCCTGTTTGCAGGCATAGAGGAGATTCTGAAAACCCACAACTATCAAAGAATGGGGACATTATTCTGGGAGGAATCTTTTCTCTTCACAGTAGTTGGAAAACCAGACAAGAAAGGTACATGCATAAACCACTACCACTTCAGTGCACCAG tttGAACTTCAGGGACTTCCAGTTTGCTCAGGCCATGTTATTTGCAATAGAGGAGATTAATAACAGCACAGACCTACTGCCTGGAGTCTCCTTAGGCTATAAGATTTATGATTCCTGTGGATCCATTCCTAGAGGAGTGAAGGTGGCACTGGCCTTGGCTAATGGTAATGAAGAGGTGTTTGTGTCCTCTGAGGAACAATGTATTCAACGAGCTCAAGTACAGACCATTATGGGGGAGACATCCTCTTCTCCTTGTATGGCTATAGCGACTGTCATCGGACCTTTTCATCTGCCTCTG ATCAGCCACTTTGCCACCTGTGCTTGTCTTAGTGATAAAGTCAAATACCCATCATTCCTCAGAACAATACCCAGTGACTACTATCAAAGCAGAGCCCTGGCCCAGCTGGTCAGATACTTTGGCTGGACTTGGGTGGGAGCTGTTAGAACCAATGATGATTATGGAAATAATGGAATGGCCACATTCATAGAAACTGCAGAGCAGCTGGGGATCTGTCTGGAGTACTCTGTAGCTGTCTTTAGAACTGATCCACcagaaaaaataagacaaattatAGACATAATCAGGGATTCCACCTCCAAAGTGATTGTTGCTTTTGTCTCCCACATGGATATGGATGTATTAATCCATCAGCTGTCGTATCACAACATGACTGGATACCAGTGGGTAGGAAGTGAAGGGTGGATATTTGATTCCAAAACTGCTGCTATGGACACTCATCATATTCTGGATGGAGCTATAGGTCTGTCCATCCCTGAAGCATATGTCAGTGGAATGAAAGAGTTCATGTTGGATGTAAAGCCACTCAATTCTTCTGGAAATGAATTATTTACAGAATTCTGGGAAGGACTATTCAACTGTAAATTTAACCAGAGCAATTTATCAGTTGGTAATGAGAAAGTATGTACTGGAGATGAAGATATAACTGAAATACACAACAGTTTCACTGATATGTCACTCATGCCCATCTTTAACAATGTCTATAAAGGAGTGTATGCTGTGGCCCATGCACTGCATAATATACTTGGCTGTAATGAAACATGTGACAGCAAAAGACCATTAGATCCATTAAGA ATTTTACAACAAATTAGACAAATTAATTTCAAAACAAAGGAAGGAGATGAGGTTTACTTTAATGAGAATGGAGACCCTGCAGCAAAGTATGAAATAATTAACTGGCAGCCCACACAAAATGGTATTGTGGACTTTGTCACAGTTGGTCTATATGATGCCTCTTTACTTGCAGACAGACAGCTGATTCTAGAAAACAAAACTTTAATTTGGGCACAAAACTCTATGCAG GTTCCTCTGTCAGTTTGCAGTGAGGAATGTCCCCTAGGAACTCGCAAGGTTCTCCAGAAAGGAAAGCCTGTCTGCTGTTATGACTGTATACGCTGTGCAGAAGGAGAATTCAGCAACATTACAG ATTCTATCACCTGTGAACGATGCCCTTCTGAATTCTGGTCTAATGAGAAAAGAGATGCCTGTGTGAAGAAGGAGACAGAGTTTCTGTCTTATGAGGAAATTATGGGATCCCTGCTCACTGGAGCATCTTTATTTGGAACATGCATGACTTGTCTTGTGGCATGCATTttcttcagatacaggaaaactCCTATTGTCAGGGCCAACAACGCTGAGCTGAGTTTCCTGCTGCTCTTCTCTTTAaccctgtgtttcctgtgttctcTGACCTTCATTGGCCAACCATCTCAGTGGTCCTGCATGCTCCGCCACACAGCTTTCGGCATCACCTTCGTCCTCTGCATCTCTTGTGTTCTTGGTAAAACTATAGTGGTGTTAATGGCCTTCAGGGCTACACTTCCAGGCAGTAATGTGATGAAATGGTTTGGGCCTGTTCAACAGAGACTCAGTGTTGTGGGATTTACTCTTATACAGGTGTTGATATGTATCCTCTGGTTAACCATTTCTCCTCCATTTGCTTTTAAAAATTTCAAGCAATTTAACAACAAAATCATCATCGAGTGTGCTCTGGGCTCTGCTATAGGCTTCTGGGCTGTACTCGGGTACATTGGACTTTTAGCTTTGTTATGTTTCGTTCTTGCTTTTCTGGCTCGGAAGCTGCCTGATAACTTCAATGAAGCCAAATTTATAACCTTCAGCATGTTGATATTCTGTGCAGTCTGGATCACTTTTATCCCAGCTTATGTCAGCTCTCCAGGGAAGTTCAGTGTTGCAGTGGAAATATTTGCTATTCTGGCCTCTAGTTTTGGACTTCTCATTTGTATTTTTGTCCCAAAATGTTACATAATTTTATTAAAACCAGAGAGGAATACAAAAAAGAACATGATGGGTAAAGGTccaacaaaaacaacatga
- the LOC115431809 gene encoding extracellular calcium-sensing receptor-like, with protein MWPEQGWVLLQLLMVSLLQAEELVCTQRGDGENPKLSKNGDIILGGIFSFHSNWKNKKDTFMHKPLALECTRFLCQFAVRTVPQELTRFCRKENLSAATTVYDVQKENSATLQAEEPVCRQRGDSEIPQLYKDGDIMLGGIFSFHSSWKNRQYTYIQKPPPLQCTRLNFRGFQFAQAMLFAIEEINNSTDLLPGIKLGYKIYNTCSSIARGVRMALALANGNKESFLPSETPCTRPAQVQAIMGETSSSPCMAIATVMGPFHIPMISHFATCACLSDKVKYPSFLRTIPSDYYQSRALAQLVKHFGWTWVGAVRTNDDYGNNGMATFIETAEQLGICLEYSEAVFRTDPPEKIRQVINVIMASTSKVIVAFLSHKDMDVLIHYLSNHNLTGYQWVGSESWIFDSQIAAMDTHHILDGAIGLSIPKAHVSGMKEFMLDVKPLNSSSNELFKEFWETLFSCKFRQNDLSDSNQRKCTGNEDLYEKHNSFTDMSLMPIFNNVYKGVYAVAHALHNILDCKRMCNNKVHPDPFTILQHIRKIQFKTKEGDEVYFNENGDPAAKYEIINWQPTQNDIVDFVPVGFYDASLPADRQLILENKTILWTQNSLQVPLSVCSEKCPPGTRKVLQKGKPVCCYDCIRCAEGEFSNIIDSITCEQCPPEFWSNEKRDACVKKETEFLSYEEIMGSLLTGASLFGTCMTCLVACIFFRYRKTPIVRANNTELSFLLLFSLTLCFLCSLTFIGQPSEWSCMLRHTAFGITFVLCISCVLGKTIVVLMAFRATLPGSNVMKWFGPVQQRLSVVGFTLIQVLICILWLTISPPFPFKNFKDFKDKIIIECALGSAIGFWAVLGYIGLLALLCFVLAFLARKLPDNFNEAKFITFSMLIFCAVWITFIPAYVSSPGKFSVAVEIFAILASSFGLLICIFIPKCYIILLKPEKNTKKNMMSK; from the exons ATGTGGCCAGAGCAGGGTTGGGTACTTCTGCAGCTGCTGATGGTGTCTTTGTTGCAAGCTGAGGAGCTGGTATGTACGCAAAGAGGGGATGGTGAAAACCCTAAACTGTCTAAGAATGGGGACATTATTTTGGGAGGAATCTTCTCTTTTCACAGCAACTGGAAAAACAAGAAGGATACTTTCATGCACAAACCATTGGCATTAGAATGCACCAG GTTCCTTTGTCAGTTTGCAGTGAGAACTGTCCCCCAGGAACTCACAAGGTTCTGCAGAAAGGAAAACCTGTCTGCTGCTACGACTGTATACGATGTGCAGAAGGAGAATTCAGCAACATTACAG GCTGAGGAGCCAGTTTGCAGACAGAGAGGGGATTCTGAAATCCCTCAACTATACAAGGATGGAGACATTATGCTAGGAGGAATCTTCTCATTTCATAGTAGCTGGAAAAACCGACAGTACACCTACATCCAAAAACCACCACCTCTTCAGTGCACCAG ACTGAACTTCAGGGGGTTTCAGTTTGCTCAGGCCATGCTTTTCGCTATCGAGGAGATTAATAACAGCACAGACCTACTGCCTGGAATCAAACTGGGATATAAAATATATAACACCTGTAGCTCTATCGCAAGAGGAGTGAGGATGGCACTTGCTTTGGCTAATGGTAACAAAGAGTCATTTCTACCCTCTGAGACACCATGTACCAGACCAGCTCAAGTACAGGCCATTATGGGAGAGACATCCTCCTCTCCTTGCATGGCTATAGCTACTGTAATGGGACCATTTCATATACCTATG ATCAGCCACTTTGCCACCTGTGCTTGTCTTAGTGATAAAGTCAAATACCCATCATTCCTCAGAACAATACCCAGTGACTACTATCAAAGCAGAGCCCTGGCCCAACTGGTCAAGCACTTTGGTTGGACTTGGGTGGGAGCTGTTAGAACCAATGATGATTATGGAAATAATGGGATGGCTACATTTATAGAAACTGCAGAGCAGCTGGGGATCTGTCTGGAGTATTCTGAAGCCGTCTTTAGGACTGACCCACCAGAAAAAATAAGACAAGTAATCAATGTTATCATGGCTTCTACCTCCAAGGTGATTGTGGCTTTTCTCTCACACAAGGACATGGATGTGCTAATACATTACCTTTCTAATCACAATCTGACTGGATACCAGTGGGTGGGAAGTGAGAGCTGGATATTTGATTCACAAATTGCAGCTATGGACACACATCACATTCTGGATGGAGCTATAGGTCTGTCCATCCCCAAAGCACATGTCAGCGGAATGAAAGAGTTCATGTTGGATGTGAAGCCACTCAATTCTTCCAGTAATGAATTATTTAAAGAATTCTGGGAAACATTATTCAGCTGTAAATTTAGACAGAACGATTTATCTGACAGTAACCAGAGAAAATGCACTGGAAATGAAGATCTGTACGAGAAACACAACAGTTTCACTGATATGTCACTCATGCCCATCTTTAACAATGTCTATAAAGGAGTGTATGCTGTGGCCCATGCACTGCATAATATACTTGACTGTAAAAGAATGTGCAATAACAAAGTGCATCCAGATCCATTCACT ATTTTACAACACATAAGAAAGATTCAGTTCAAAACTAAGGAAGGAGATGAGGTTTATTTTAATGAGAATGGAGACCCTGCAGCAAAGTATGAAATAATTAACTGGCAGCCCACACAAAATGATATTGTGGACTTTGTCCCAGTGGGTTTTTATGATGCCTCTTTACCTGCAGACAGACAACTGATTCTTGAAAATAAAACTATACTTTGGACACAGAACTCACTGCAG GTTCCTCTGTCAGTTTGCAGTGAGAAATGTCCCCCAGGAACCCGGAAGGTTCTGCAGAAAGGAAAGCCTGTCTGCTGCTACGACTGTATACGATGTGCAGAAGGAGAATTCAGCAACATTATAG ATTCTATCACCTGTGAACAATGCCCTCCTGAATTCTGGTCTAATGAGAAAAGAGATGCCTGTGTGAAGAAAGAGACAGAGTTTCTGTCTTATGAGGAAATTATGGGATCCCTGCTCACTGGAGCATCTTTATTTGGAACATGCATGACTTGTCTTGTGGCATGCATTttcttcagatacaggaaaactCCTATTGTCAGGGCCAACAACACTGAGCTGAGTTTCCTGCTGCTCTTCTCTTTAaccctgtgtttcctgtgttctcTGACCTTCATCGGCCAACCATCTGAATGGTCCTGCATGCTCCGTCACACAGCTTTCGGCATCACCTTCGTCCTCTGCATCTCTTGTGTTCTTGGTAAAACTATAGTGGTGTTAATGGCCTTCAGGGCTACACTTCCAGGCAGTAATGTGATGAAATGGTTTGGGCCTGTTCAACAGAGACTCAGTGTTGTGGGATTTACTCTCATACAGGTGTTGATTTGTATCCTCTGGTTAACcatttctcctccttttccttttaAAAACTTTAAGGATTTCAAGGACAAAATCATCATCGAGTGTGCTCTGGGCTCTGCTATCGGCTTCTGGGCTGTACTCGGGTACATTGGACTTTTAGCTTTGTTATGTTTCGTTCTTGCTTTTCTGGCTCGGAAGCTGCCTGATAACTTCAATGAAGCCAAATTTATAACCTTCAGCATGTTGATATTCTGTGCAGTCTGGATCACTTTTATCCCAGCTTATGTCAGCTCTCCAGGGAAGTTCAGTGTTGCAGTGGAAATATTTGCTATTCTGGCCTCTAGTTTTGGACtacttatttgtatttttatcccAAAATGCTATATAATTTTATTAAAGCCAGAGAAGAATACAAAAAAGAACATGATGAGTAAATGA
- the LOC115431100 gene encoding extracellular calcium-sensing receptor-like — translation MYDKMSDVLSYHPCSTSCDSSRVHLSVCAITDSLDLRVLLSMEQLQIDDPVTEQGWALLHLLLVASLSQAEEMVCKLREDPENPHISKDGDIMLGGMFSFHSSWKNRDDTYMHKPLSLQCTRLNFRAFQYAQAVLFSIKEINNSTDLLPGIKLGCKIYDTCGSIPRAVRMALAMVNGNEEVFVSSDAPCTRPAEIQTIMGETSSSLCRAIATVLGPFHLPMISHFATCACLSDKVKYPSFLRTIPSDYYQSRALAQLVRYFGWTWVGAVRTNADYGNYGMAIFTEAAEQLGICLEYSVAFFRTDPPEKIRQIINIIKHSTSKVIVTFLSHMDLDILIHEFSQYNLTGYQWVGTEAWIFDSQTAAMDTHHILDGAIGLFIPKAHVSGMKEFMLDVKPLNSSGNELFTEFWEGLFNCKFNQSDLSNENEKVCTGDEDITEIHNSFTDMSLMPIFNNVYKGVYAVAHALHNILGCNETCNSKVQLNPFTILQHIKNIRFKTKEGDEVYFNENGDPAAKYEIINWQPTQNGIVDFVTVGLYDASLPADRQMNIENKTLIWAQNSLQVPLSVCSEKCPPGTRKVLQKGKPVCCYDCIRCAEGEFSNITDSITCERCPSEFWSNEKRDACVKMEAEFLSYEEIMGCLLTAASLFGTCMTCLVAYIFFRYRKTPIVRANNAELSFLLLFSLTLCFLCSLTFIGQPSQWSCMLRHTAFGITFVLCISCVLGKTIVVLMAFRATLPGSNVMKWFGPVQQRLSVVGFTLIQVLICILWLTISPPFPFKNFREFKDKIIIECALGSAIGFWAVLGYIGLLALLCFFLAFLARKLPDNFNEAKFITFSMLIFCAVWITFIPAYVSSPGKFSVAVEIFAILASSFGLLICIFAPKCYIILLKPEKNTKKNMMGKGAPKTS, via the exons ATGTACGACAAGATGAGTGATGTTCTATCGTACCACCCCTGTTCCACATCCTGTGACAGTTCCAGAGTTCATCTATCAGTCTGTGCCATCACTGACAGTTTGGACCTGCGTGTTCTGCTTTCTATGGAACAGCTACAGATTGATGACCCTGTCACAG AACAGGGATGGGCACTTTTGCACCTGTTGTTGGTGGCATCTTTGTCGCAGGCTGAGGAGATGGTTTGTAAACTTAGGGAGGATCCTGAAAACCCTCACATATCTAAGGATGGAGATATTATGTTAGGAGGAATGTTCTCTTTTCACAGTAGCTGGAAAAACAGAGATGATACCTACATGCACAAACCACTGTCACTACAGTGCACAAG ACTGAATTTCAGAGCTTTCCAGTATGCCCAAGCTGTGTTATTTTCCATAAAGGAGATTAATAACAGTACAGACCTGCTGCCAGGTATCAAACTAGGATGTAAGATTTATGATACCTGTGGATCCATTCCTAGAGCAGTGAGGATGGCACTGGCCATGGTTAATGGTAATGAAGAGGTGTTTGTTTCCTCTGATGCACCATGTACAAGACCAGctgaaatacagactattatggGAGAGACATCTTCTTCTCTTTGCAGGGCTATAGCTACTGTCCTCGGTCCTTTCCATTTACCTATG ATCAGCCACTTTGCCACCTGTGCTTGTCTTAGTGATAAAGTCAAATACCCATCATTCCTCAGAACAATACCCAGTGACTACTATCAAAGCAGAGCCCTGGCCCAGCTGGTCAGATACTTTGGCTGGACTTGGGTGGGAGCTGTTAGAACTAATGCTGATTATGGCAACTATGGCATGGCCATATTCACTGAAGCTGCAGAACAGCTGGGGATCTGTCTGGAGTACTCTGTAGCGTTTTTTAGAACAGATCCACcagaaaaaataagacaaattatTAACATAATCAAGCATTCCACCTCCAAGGTGATTGTCACTTTTCTCTCACACATGGATCTGGATATTCTAATCCATGAATTCTCTCAGTACAATCTGACTGGATACCAGTGGGTTGGCACTGAGGCCTGGATATTTGATTCCCAAACTGCTGCTATGGACACACATCACATTCTGGATGGAGCTATAGGTCTGTTCATCCCCAAAGCACATGTCAGTGGAATGAAAGAGTTCATGTTGGATGTGAAGCCACTCAATTCATCTGGAAATGAATTGTTTACAGAATTCTGGGAAGGATTATTCAACTGTAAATTTAACCAGAGTGATTTATCCAATGAAAATGAGAAAGTATGTACTGGAGATGAAGATATAACTGAAATACACAACAGTTTCACTGATATGTCACTCATGCCCATCTTTAACAATGTCTATAAAGGAGTGTATGCTGTGGCCCATGCACTGCATAATATACTTGGCTGTAATGAAACATGCAACAGCAAAGTGCAGTTAAATCCATTCACG ATTTtacaacacataaaaaatattCGGTTCAAAACTAAGGAAGGAGATGAGGTTTACTTTAATGAGAATGGAGACCCTGCAGCAAAGTATGAAATAATTAACTGGCAGCCCACACAAAATGGTATTGTGGACTTTGTCACAGTTGGACTTTATGATGCTTCTTTacctgcagacagacagatgaatatagaaaataaaacCTTAATTTGGGCACAAAATTCATTGCAA GTTCCTCTGTCAGTTTGCAGTGAGAAGTGTCCCCCAGGAACTCGCAAGGTTCTCCAGAAAGGAAAGCCTGTCTGCTGTTATGACTGCATACGATGTGCAGAAGGAGAATTCAGCAACATTACAG ATTCTATCACCTGTGAACGATGCCCTTCTGAATTCTGGTCTAATGAGAAAAGAGATGCCTGTGTGAAGATGGAGGCAGAGTTTCTGTCTTATGAGGAAATTATGGGATGCCTGCTCACTGCAGCATCTTTATTTGGAACATGCATGACTTGTCTTGTGGCATacattttcttcagatacaggaaaactCCTATTGTCAGGGCCAACAACGCTGAGCTGAGTTTCCTGCTGCTCTTCTCTTTAaccctgtgtttcctgtgttctcTGACCTTCATTGGCCAACCATCTCAGTGGTCCTGCATGCTCCGTCACACAGCTTTCGGCATCACCTTCGTCCTCTGCATCTCTTGTGTTCTTGGTAAAACTATAGTGGTGTTAATGGCCTTCAGGGCTACACTTCCAGGCAGTAATGTGATGAAATGGTTTGGGCCTGTTCAACAGAGACTCAGTGTTGTGGGATTTACTCTTATACAGGTGTTGATTTGTATCCTCTGGTTAACcatttctcctccttttccttttaAAAATTTCAGAGAGTTCAAAGATAAAATCATCATTGAGTGTGCTCTGGGCTCTGCTATCGGCTTCTGGGCTGTACTCGGGTACATTGGACTTTTAGCTTTGTTATgcttttttcttgcttttctggCTCGGAAGCTGCCTGACAACTTCAATGAAGCCAAATTTATAACCTTCAGCATGTTGATATTCTGTGCAGTCTGGATCACTTTTATCCCAGCTTATGTCAGCTCTCCAGGGAAGTTCAGTGTTGCAGTGGAAATATTTGCTATTCTGGCCTCTAGTTTTGGACTTCTCATTTGTATTTTTGCCCCAAAATGCTACATAATCTTATTAAAACCAGAGAAGAATACAAAAAAGAACATGATGGGGAAAGGGGCACCAAAGACATCATAA
- the LOC115431825 gene encoding LOW QUALITY PROTEIN: extracellular calcium-sensing receptor-like (The sequence of the model RefSeq protein was modified relative to this genomic sequence to represent the inferred CDS: inserted 2 bases in 1 codon) translates to MLGAIFSFHSSWNNREDSYMHKPPPLQCTRLNFRGFQYSQAMIFAIQEINNSTEILPGISLGYEIYNGCSSIARGVKVALTLTNGNEEKFVPSEMSCTRPAXVQAIIGETSSSPCMAIATVIGTFHIPMISHFATCACLSDKVKYPSFLRTIPSDYYQSRALAQLVRYFGWTWVGAVRTNDDYGNNGMATFTETAEQLGICLEYSVAFFRADPPEKIKHIVNIIKHSTSKVIVTFLAPTEVYLLVNELAQHNLTGYQWVGTEAWIFDSKTAVKDKHHILDGAIGLSIPEAHVSGMKEFMLDVKPLNSSGNELFTEFWETLFSCKFKQTSLSGNNQKECTGDEDITEVHNSFTDMSLMPIFNNVYKGVYAVAHALHNILGCNETCDNNVALDPFKILQHIRNIRFTTKEGDEVYFNENGDPAAKYEIINWQPTQNGIVDFVTVGLYDASLPADRQMNIENKIITWAQNSKLVPLSVCSEKCPPGTRKVLQKGKPVCCYDCIRCAEGEFNNFTDSITCERCPPDFWSNEKRDACVKKETEFLSYEEIMGCLLTAASLFGTCMTCLVACIFFRYRKTPIVRANNAELSFLLLFSLTLCFLCSLTFIGRPSQWSCMLRHTAFGITFVLCISCVLGKTIVVLMAFRATLPGSNVMKWFGPVQQRLSVVGFTLIQVLICILWLNISPPFPFRNFKQFNNKIIIECALGSAIGFWAVLGYIGLLALLCFVLAFLARKLPDNFNEAKFITFSMLIFCAVWITFIPAYVSSPGKFSVAVEIFAILASSFGLLICIFAPKCYIIILKPEKNTKKSMMGKGGSKSF, encoded by the exons ATGTTGGGAGCAATCTTCTCCTTTCACAGCAGCTGGAACAACAGAGAGGATTCCTACATGCACAAACCACCACCACTACAGTGTACCAG ATTGAACTTCAGGGGGTTCCAGTATTCACAGGCAATGATCTTTGCAATACAGGAGATTAATAACAGCACAGAAATATTACCTGGTATTTCCCTGGGATATGAAATTTATAATGGCTGTAGCTCTATTGCCAGAGGAGTGAAGGTGGCACTGACCTTAACTAATGGTAATGAAGAGAAATTTGTGCCATCTGAGATGTCGTGTACTAGACCTGC AGTACAGGCCATTATAGGAGAAACATCCTCCTCTCCTTGCATGGCTATAGCTACTGTCATTGGAACTTTTCATATTCCTATG ATCAGCCACTTTGCCACCTGTGCTTGTCTTAGTGATAAAGTCAAATACCCATCATTCCTCAGAACAATACCCAGTGACTACTATCAAAGCAGAGCCCTGGCCCAGCTGGTCAGATACTTTGGCTGGACTTGGGTGGGAGCTGTTAGAACCAATGATGATTATGGAAATAATGGAATGGCCACATTCACAGAAACTGCAGAACAGCTGGGGATCTGTCTGGAGTACTCTGTCGCCTTCTTTAGAGCTGATCCACCagagaaaataaaacatatagTTAACATAATTAAACATTCCACTTCCAAAGTGATAGTAACTTTCCTCGCCCCAACAGAGGTTTATTTACTAGTAAATGAGTTGGCTCAGCACAATCTGACTGGATACCAGTGGGTCGGTACTGAGGCCTGGATATTTGATTCCAAAACAGCAGTTAAAGACAAACATCACATTCTGGATGGAGCTATAGGTCTGTCCATCCCTGAAGCACATGTCAGTGGAATGAAAGAGTTCATGTTGGATGTGAAGCCACTCAATTCTTCTGGAAATGAATTATTCACAGAATTCTGGGAGACATTATTCAGCTGTAAATTCAAACAGACTAGTTTATCAGGCAATAATCAGAAAGAATGTACCGGAGATGAAGATATAACTGAAGTCCACAACAGTTTCACTGATATGTCACTCATGCCCATCTTTAACAATGTCTATAAAGGAGTGTATGCTGTGGCCCATGCACTGCATAATATACTTGGCTGTAATGAAACATGTGACAACAATGTGGCATTAGATCCATTCAAA ATTTTACAACATATAAGAAATATTCGGTTTACAACAAAAGAAGGAGATGAGGTTTACTTTAATGAGAATGGAGACCCTGCAGCAAAGTATGAAATAATCAACTGGCAGCCCACACAAAATGGTATTGTGGACTTTGTCACTGTTGGTCTTTATGATGCCTCCTTacctgcagacagacagatgaatatagaaaataaaattataacCTGGGCACAAAACTCAAAACTG GTACCATTATCGGTTTGTAGTGAGAAGTGTCCTCCAGGAACCCGAAAGGTTCTGCAGAAAGGAAAGCCAGTCTGCTGTTATGACTGTATACGATGTGCAGAAGGAGAATTCAACAACTTTACAG ATTCTATCACCTGTGAACGATGCCCTCCTGATTTCTGGTCTAATGAGAAAAGAGATGCCTGTGTGAAGAAAGAGACTGAGTTTCTGTCTTATGAGGAAATTATGGGATGTCTGCTCACTGCAGCATCTTTATTTGGAACATGCATGACTTGTCTTGTGGCATGCATTttcttcagatacaggaaaactCCTATTGTCAGGGCCAACAACGCTGAGCTGAGTTTCCTGCTGCTCTTCTCTTTAaccctgtgtttcctgtgttctcTGACCTTCATCGGACGTCCATCTCAGTGGTCCTGCATGCTCCGTCACACAGCTTTCGGCATCACCTTCGTCCTCTGCATCTCTTGTGTTCTTGGTAAAACTATAGTGGTGTTAATGGCCTTCAGGGCTACACTTCCAGGCAGTAATGTGATGAAATGGTTTGGGCCTGTTCAACAGAGACTCAGTGTTGTGGGATTTACTCTTATACAGGTGTTGATATGTATCCTCTGGTTAAAcatttctcctccttttccttttaGAAATTTCAAGCAATTTAACAACAAAATCATCATCGAGTGTGCTCTGGGCTCTGCTATAGGCTTCTGGGCTGTACTCGGGTACATTGGACTTTTAGCTTTGTTATGTTTCGTTCTTGCTTTTCTGGCTCGGAAGCTGCCTGATAACTTCAATGAAGCCAAATTTATAACCTTCAGCATGTTGATATTCTGTGCAGTCTGGATCACTTTTATCCCAGCTTATGTCAGCTCTCCAGGGAAGTTCAGTGTTGCAGTGGAAATATTTGCTATTCTGGCCTCTAGTTTTGGACTTCTCATTTGTATTTTTGCCCCAAAATGTTACATAATCATACTGAAACCAGAGAAGAATACAAAAAAGAGCATGATGGGTAAAGGAggatcaaaatcattttaa